Proteins encoded within one genomic window of Paracoccus sp. MA:
- a CDS encoding Lrp/AsnC family transcriptional regulator translates to MSEASAPRPLDATDLRILRALSRDGRLSNSQLAETVGLSPSPCWQRTRRLEAEGVIKGYAAILDQSRLGAAETVIIEITLERHDDKGLEEFGRAMAAIPEVQEVWLTTGAYDYLLKVAVSGTRGYEEFLRRKLYRVPGIRHARSIFTLRCLKERGSILPLLAEAE, encoded by the coding sequence ATGAGCGAAGCTTCTGCCCCGCGCCCGCTGGACGCGACCGACCTCCGGATCCTGCGGGCGCTGAGTCGCGACGGCAGGCTGTCGAACAGCCAGCTGGCCGAAACGGTCGGCCTGTCGCCCAGCCCCTGCTGGCAGCGCACCCGCCGGCTGGAGGCCGAGGGCGTCATCAAGGGCTATGCCGCCATCCTGGACCAGTCGCGCCTCGGCGCCGCCGAGACCGTCATCATCGAGATCACGCTGGAACGGCACGACGACAAGGGGCTGGAGGAATTCGGCCGCGCCATGGCCGCCATCCCCGAGGTGCAGGAGGTCTGGCTGACCACCGGCGCCTACGACTATCTGCTGAAGGTGGCGGTCAGCGGCACCCGGGGATACGAGGAATTCCTGCGCCGCAAGCTTTATCGGGTGCCGGGCATCCGGCATGCCCGCTCGATCTTCACCCTGCGCTGCCTGAAAGAGCGGGGCAGCATCCTGCCCCTGCTGGCCGAGGCGGAGTAA